In Torulaspora delbrueckii CBS 1146 chromosome 1, complete genome, one genomic interval encodes:
- the SPG5 gene encoding Spg5p (similar to Saccharomyces cerevisiae SPG5 (YMR191W); ancestral locus Anc_6.280) codes for MSSKDWRQWLKLTKKQLRQLGRTIDQELGNVLERHMPAHAGRMMKVPVPVRNTPARFPVRNITSRNFHQIARSSEGLGRQQLTRNISQGKNSVRSGVTLFSSGSRVPNGTPRGLFTNWNMTSSRFSSGRMYSTASIKFTHEAVNNMSISLRCFFNSLSGFKPTDQSTQVRMKSFMEPSSKLSGKDISLIREMEVFDMIANHKTECLYAGSESETFGAFVEFQMPKLDLENVVPAMVFVNDSIVDDLQDEIARYTKSLKELQEAVRRIYENYGSLPLTFEGGRLRIHFPNLTMIEAEKLIVDLGITLGCVYPDHERRGAGPNKDDNILSNVNSFNDLSSIDLHCSSVLSESCSSWDHYQLV; via the coding sequence ATGTCTTCTAAGGATTGGAGGCAGTGGTTGAAACTGACCAAAAAACAGTTACGACAGCTGGGTCGTACGATCGATCAAGAGCTGGGAAATGTGCTGGAACGTCATATGCCCGCACATGCTGGTAGGATGATGAAAGTTCCTGTACCAGTTAGGAACACTCCTGCTAGGTTCCCTGTGAGAAATATTACTTCCCgaaactttcatcaaattgcTAGATCTAGTGAGGGTTTGGGCCGTCAGCAACTGACTCGCAACATTTCACAGGGTAAAAATTCTGTGAGAAGTGGAGTTACTTTGTTTTCATCTGGATCGAGAGTTCCTAATGGAACTCCTCGTGGTTTGTTTACGAACTGGAATATGACTAGTTCAAGATTCTCCTCAGGAAGAATGTATTCTACCGCTAGTATTAAGTTCACTCACGAAGCTGTTAACAATATGTCAATCTCATTGCgttgtttcttcaactcaCTCAGCGGATTCAAACCAACCGATCAGAGCACTCAAGTGCGcatgaaaagtttcatGGAGCCTTCTTCTAAGCTTTCTGGGAAAGACATTTCCTTGATTCGTGAGATGGAAGTGTTCGACATGATCGCTAATCACAAAACCGAATGTCTTTATGCCGGATCCGAATCCGAAACTTTCGGTgcatttgttgaatttcaaatGCCAAAGCTTGATCTCGAAAACGTTGTCCCTGCTATGGTTTTTGTTAACGATTCGATAGTGGATGATCTACAAGACGAAATTGCAAGATACAccaagtctttgaaagaacttcaagagGCCGTCCGACGAATCTATGAAAATTATGGGTCATTGCCATTGACGTTCGAAGGGGGCCGACTGCGCATCCATTTCCCCAACCTTACAATGATCGAAGCAGAGAAACTTATTGTGGATCTGGGGATAACCTTGGGTTGTGTTTATCCAGATCATGAACGGCGGGGTGCGGGACCCAACAAAGATGATAATATTCTATCCAATGTCAATTCTTTTAATGATTTATCAAGCATCGATTTGCATTGCTCTTCTGTCCTATCGGAATCGTGCTCCTCTTGGGATCATTACCAGCTCGTTTGA
- the TDEL0A06930 gene encoding uncharacterized protein (similar to Saccharomyces cerevisiae GYL1 (YMR192W) and GYP5 (YPL249C); ancestral locus Anc_6.281) produces the protein MPINGKEEKVQSVVTDEANIPEANDPEVENVVVLESKASTAKPNANEEVPVTPIDQIKMEIGEEEAEISGNAHQEAKPTVAAVDEGLETKSQPEVLVSGEDEGLQGTTQPEVPPLEKEKKLNNDFQPEVSAPAKDEGLKNLAKIDPKPIAESAMPDVNNLKEEEIETLDEGLGVNAQLEKKPIPEPEEVEIINATPKRPIPAIPVPTTPVPTTPVTTTPVTTTPVPATPVPATSEIAAAHAVLEKEELKVKDAIENYSLPPLPSRDRIASQEVAKTPSVLTPGSPAAIQSPISPPLPKREFKKYPVPPPLHEEMQSEEFRQNMAVANGPPQPPPRINKAKRVESAADMSLIVNRFRQTSHHYQRQDEQSREDLERGKNILKSSYSTFLESLPATASPKRLLRDETDLAGVTEELGDLHDDERALIKVDWAYWTQVVNDFPSVASDPEKLERAITGGIPPQIRGIIWQLIANSKSKEFEDIYLTLLDTESPHEASIRRDLKRTKFIPDDKVESLYKVMNVYSVYDPDVGYTQGMAFIATPLIMNCETEADSFGLLIRLMKSYGLRELFLPDMPGLMLLLYQFDRLFEENSPQLYNHLTRQGVRSSMYATQWFLTFFAYRFPLVFVLRIYDIVFVEGIESVLRIAVNLMLKNSKQLLQLKFDKLLDFLKNELFAYYLKDSVKRRISKVNSQDDGSDAGSVLKKDISSNKHTEGELPEITDEDYDIDAFVQDAMHDVHVTPLSLKRYSAEYEEIHELEQQKEAQYESIRIKNNQLQLEVRKLERDYTLLNREHVEIANELIKNRLKIETLIDENKDQKSTILTLKKELEEERRKQELPNPDAAIPSDLKEDLDRTIRRNAEVMDANIKLQDKINDQERIIELLKAGNKAGAQSFRASKPPIANAFTKLFKNDNN, from the coding sequence ATGCCTATAAATGGTAAAGAGGAGAAAGTTCAGAGTGTTGTGACTGATGAGGCCAATATTCCTGAGGCCAATGATCCCGAAGTCGAGAATGTTGTGGTCTTAGAGAGTAAGGCTAGCACTGCAAAACCGAATGCAAATGAAGAGGTGCCAGTGACTCCAATTGATCAGATTAAGATGGAAATTGGGGAGGAGGAAGCTGAAATCTCAGGCAACGCTCATCAAGAAGCTAAACCTACAGTAGCGGCGGTTGATGAAGGTTTGGAAACCAAATCTCAACCAGAGGTATTAGTCTcaggtgaagatgaaggattGCAAGGTACTACTCAACCTGAGGTTCCACCgcttgagaaagaaaagaagttgaacaacGATTTTCAACCTGAGGTTTCAGCACCGGCAAAAGATGAAGGTTTAAAGAACCTAGCGAAAATTGACCCGAAACCTATTGCCGAGTCTGCAATGCCCGATGTTAATAACctgaaagaagaggaaatcGAAACCTTAGATGAAGGATTAGGAGTGAATGCGCAGTTGGAAAAAAAGCCAATTCCTGAGCCAGAAGAGGTAGAAATAATTAACGCAACTCCAAAGAGGCCAATTCCTGCGATTCCAGTCCCCACGACACCTGTCCCCACGACACCGGTCACTACAACACCTGTTACTACGACACCTGTTCCTGCAACACCTGTTCCTGCAACCTCAGAGATAGCGGCTGCTCATGCAGTTCTGGAGAAGGAAGAGCTCAAGGTGAAGGATGCTATAGAGAATTATAGCCTACCACCATTGCCTTCGAGGGATCGCATAGCTTCTCAAGAGGTTGCAAAAACACCATCAGTGCTAACACCAGGCAGTCCTGCGGCTATTCAATCACCCATATCACCCCCGCTACCTAAAAGagagttcaagaaataccCTGTCCCACCTCCACTTCACGAAGAGATGCAATCAGAAGAGTTTAGGCAAAATATGGCAGTTGCTAATGGGCCACCACAACCGCCTCCAAGAATTAACAAGGCTAAGAGAGTAGAATCTGCTGCCGATATGAGTTTGATTGTAAACCGGTTTCGTCAGACGAGTCATCACTATCAGCGGCAAGACGAACAGTCAAGGGAGGACTTGGAACGTGGTAAAAACATTCTAAAATCATCATACTCAACGTTTTTAGAGAGTCTGCCAGCAACAGCGAGTCCAAAGCGACTACTTCGCGATGAAACAGACCTGGCTGGTGTTACAGAAGAGTTGGGCGATTTGCACGATGACGAAAGAGCATTGATTAAAGTTGACTGGGCATACTGGACTCAAGTCGTTAATGATTTCCCATCTGTTGCGAGCGATCCTGAGAAGCTCGAGAGAGCAATTACAGGCGGTATACCTCCACAAATTCGTGGAATTATTTGGCAATTAATCGCTAATTCCAAGTCCAAGGAATTCGAGGACATATATTTGACTTTATTGGATACCGAGTCACCACATGAGGCAAGTATTCGGAGAGATCTGAAACGTACAAAGTTCATTCCTGATGATAAAGTGGAGAGCCTTTACAAGGTTATGAATGTTTACTCAGTATATGATCCAGATGTTGGATATACACAAGGAATGGCCTTCATTGCGACCCCTCTCATAATGAACTGTGAGACTGAAGCTGACTCGTTTGGTTTGCTGATCAGGCTCATGAAAAGTTATGGGTTGCGAGAGCTCTTTTTGCCCGACATGCCTGGATTGATGCTCTTGTTGTATCAGTTCGATAGgctttttgaagaaaattcacCACAACTTTACAATCATTTGACGAGGCAGGGAGTGCGTTCTTCCATGTATGCGACTCAATGGTTTTTGACCTTTTTCGCATATAGGTTTCCTCTGGTTTTTGTATTGAGAATTTATGACATTGTGTTTGTTGAAGGTATTGAATCTGTCCTTAGAATTGCAGTCAATTTGATGctcaaaaattcaaaacaACTCCTTCAActaaaatttgataaactaCTTGACTTCCTGAAGAACGAACTATTTGCATACTACCTGAAGGATTCAGttaaaagaagaatttctAAAGTAAATTCCCAAGACGATGGCAGCGATGCAGGTTCGGTGCTTAAGAAAGACATAAGCTCAAATAAACATACTGAAGGCGAGCTGCCCGAGATTACGGACGAAGATTATGATATAGACGCATTTGTTCAAGATGCAATGCACGATGTGCACGTCACGCCACTCTCTTTGAAACGCTATTCAGCCGAATATGAAGAGATTCATGAGCTCGAACAACAAAAGGAGGCTCAGTATGAATCTATCAGGATCAAAAATAATCAGTTGCAGCTGGAAGTTAGAAAGCTTGAGCGTGATTACACACTTCTCAATAGAGAACATGTTGAGATAGCCAACGAACTGATCAAAAACAGATTAAAGATAGAAACGCTGATAGATGAAAATAAGGATCAAAAATCCACCATACTTACtctgaagaaagagttggaagaagaaagacggAAACAAGAGTTGCCAAATCCAGATGCTGCAATTCCAAGCGACTTGAAAGAAGACCTTGATAGAACGATACGGAGGAACGCTGAAGTTATGGATGCCAATATAAAGTTGCAAGACAAGATTAATGACCAGGAAAGAATTATTGAACTGCTTAAGGCAGGCAATAAAGCAGGTGCTCAGAGCTTTAGGGCTTCTAAACCTCCAATAGCTAACGCATTCACTAAGCTGTTCAAAAACGACAACAACTAG
- the MRPL24 gene encoding mitochondrial 54S ribosomal protein bL28m (similar to Saccharomyces cerevisiae MRPL24 (YMR193W); ancestral locus Anc_6.282) translates to MVSSFTSKSFQRAFSSAATTLRQWRLVETRKVAKQPEYHIGDAKPLYIPKRRKEAPDYKYGESNIFKQSNKGLYGASFVQYGNNISESKTKTRRRWLPNVIKKGLWSETLEKKISIKMTAKVLRTISKEGGIDNYLIKDKSARIKELGPTGWKLRYQVMKKMECRNHPPHKDAPLVETPNGDKVKVYYEEIIGGSPLKITVGRRRLMQLLFPLEKLELKADKKELNYKKFVDDHRNASISEIVSKLQQYGLDISTITV, encoded by the coding sequence ATGGTGTCTTCATTCACTAGCaagagctttcaaagagccTTCTCATCTGCAGCTACCACACTGAGACAATGGAGATTAGTTGAAACGAGAAAAGTGGCTAAACAACCGGAATACCACATAGGTGATGCCAAACCATTGTATATCccaaagagaaggaaagagGCACCCGATTACAAATATGGAGAGTCcaatatcttcaagcaaAGTAACAAAGGTTTATACGGAGCCTCATTCGTTCAATACGGGAACAACATCTCCGAGAGTAAaacaaagacaagaagaagatggctACCCAACGTGATTAAAAAGGGTCTATGGAgtgaaactttggaaaagaagatcagtATCAAGATGACTGCAAAAGTGTTGAGAACCATAAGTAAAGAAGGTGGTATCGATAATTACTTGATCAAGGATAAATCTgcaagaatcaaagaattggGACCCACTGGATGGAAACTTCGCTATCAagtaatgaaaaaaatggaGTGCAGAAACCATCCACCACACAAAGACGCACCTCTAGTTGAAACCCCCAACGGTGATAAAGTAAAAGTTTACTACGAGGAAATTATTGGCGGAAGTCCACTAAAGATAACCGTTggtagaagaagattgatgCAATTATTATTCCCACTTGAAAAACTCGAATTGAAAGCCGAtaagaaagaattgaacTATAAGAAATTCGTAGACGACCACAGAAATGCATCCATAAGTGAAATTGTCAGTAAACTACAACAATACGGACTCGATATTTCAACTATAACCGTATAG
- the RPL36A gene encoding 60S ribosomal protein eL36 (similar to Saccharomyces cerevisiae RPL36A (YMR194W) and RPL36B (YPL249C-A); ancestral locus Anc_6.283) produces the protein MAVKTGIAVGLNKGKKVNSMTPAPKISYKKGAVSNRTKFVRSLVREFAGLSPYERRLIDLIRNSGEKRARKVAKKRLGSFIRAKAKVEEMNNIIAASRRH, from the exons ATGGCTGTCAAGACTG GTATTGCTGTTGGTTTGAACAAAGGTAAGAAGGTCAACTCCATGACCCCAGCCCCAAAGATCTCTTACAAGAAGGGTGCTGTATCCAACAGAACCAAGTTTGTTCGTTCTTTGGTCAGAGAATTCGCTGGTTTGTCCCCATACGAGAGAAGATTGATCGATTTGATCAGAAACTCTGGTGAAAAGAGAGCTAGAAAGGTCGCCAAGAAGAGACTAGGTTCTTTCATCAGAGCCAAGGCTAAGGTTGAagagatgaacaacatcatCGCTGCTTCCCGTCGTCACTAA
- the TDEL0A06960 gene encoding uncharacterized protein, translating into MKEIMLKVKSSSIRALWKMEKSGSTDREDVNTAIPKNQFRSKFTWGCYEASKSYLSIALLLLVGVLLLAVYWIDSSVHFRWFVTVMIVLILCGPLTLVFGMIKRDKSVESLVSKNAILMAEVVSEILSSNHSSSALEWDNVAARLNRDFLVTGEWRTPYCFFDGVLCESLFRRYVLKPEFKDKIEDNIEDEKSVLRDTVNRYQQRIIDQFEQAKKQPLSLADATLPRDFYWNRPIWRLVMTFTKNKYLGTLLVLWILLLLSSGKKMRLVNLLCNVIPWLFDEPPNLSKPSESTTNNRIRFLATIVNVAPGEDVDRWDEIARLMNAYFKRTRSHGSFFDGKDCMRYFNTFLKPLMNKITQDDIATYELVPLVSDCLLPNSST; encoded by the coding sequence atgaaagaaataaTGCTCAAGGTTAAGAGTTCGAGCATAAGGGCTCTATGGAAGATGGAAAAGTCTGGTAGTACCGATCGCGAGGATGTAAATACTGCCATTCCAAAAAATCAGTTCAGATCTAAATTTACATGGGGCTGTTATGAAGCTTCTAAATCCTATTTATCCATTGCATTGCTCCTCCTGGTCGGAGTGTTATTGCTCGCCGTGTACTGGATCGACTCTTCAGTCCACTTCAGATGGTTTGTTACTGTCATGATAGTCCTCATTTTATGTGGCCCCCTGACGCTCGTATTTGGGATGatcaaaagagacaaaTCAGTTGAGAGTTTGGTATCGAAGAATGCGATATTAATGGCAGAAGTTGTTAGTGAGATCCTGAGCTCAAACCATTCAAGTTCAGCATTGGAATGGGACAATGTCGCAGCTAGACTCAACAGAGATTTTCTGGTTACTGGCGAATGGAGGACACCATACTGCTTCTTCGATGGAGTGCTCTGCGAAAGCTTATTTCGGCGTTATGTTTTGAAGCCAGAATTCAAGGATAAGATCGAGGATAAtatcgaagatgaaaagagcGTTCTGCGTGATACTGTAAACAGGTACCAGCAAAGAattattgatcaattcgAGCAGGCCAAAAAACAACCACTTTCGTTAGCCGATGCGACTCTACCACGAGATTTCTACTGGAACAGACCTATATGGAGGCTTGTCATGACATTTACGAAAAACAAGTATTTGGGTACGTTACTAGTCTTGTGGATACTACTTCTTCTGAGTAGTGGAAAAAAGATGCGTCTAGTGAATTTGTTGTGTAACGTTATTCCGTGGCTGTTTGACGAACCTCCAAACCTTTCGAAACCCTCAGAAAGCACGACTAATAATCGAATCAGATTTCTTGCAACTATAGTGAATGTTGCGCCTGGGGAAGACGTCGATCGCTGGGACGAGATTGCGAGGCTTATGAATGCTTACTTCAAGCGGACTCGTAGTCATGGATCATTTTTCGATGGTAAAGATTGCATGAGGTATTTCAATACATTCCTCAAGCCGCTTATGAACAAGATCACACAAGATGATATTGCGACTTACGAGCTGGTTCCACTTGTTTCTGATTGCCTCCTCCCAAACTCCTCAACGTAA
- the TDEL0A06970 gene encoding uncharacterized protein yields the protein MGKVASKLNEQLYVAGKWRTRYCFYDCVLCEVYFRRYVLKPNFLKSPKEQNNLLATAANTYQRTIRHQFNLAKKERIILPDQTLPRDFKSWDRNRPVREVSESSESTTSKRIQILAIIATIAPGEDIDRWDEVARRVNALTDQNPTWGVYSNLWTFFDGKHGLRFYLRYFDALTKKIARDDIPTYELVPLISEIKKEKLV from the coding sequence ATGGGCAAGGTAGCCAGTAAACTCAATGAACAACTTTATGTGGCAGGAAAATGGAGGACACGGTATTGTTTCTATGATTGTGTGCTATGCGAGGTTTACTTTAGACGTTATGTGCTGAAACCAAACTTCTTAAAGAGCCCGAAAGAACAAAATAACTTGCTGGCTACAGCTGCGAACACCTATCAGCGGACAATTCGTCATCAGTtcaatttggccaaaaaAGAGCGGATCATACTACCTGATCAGACCCTACCACGCGATTTCAAATCATGGGACCGTAATCGGCCCGTAAGAGAAGTTTCGGAATCTTCGGAGAGTACTACTAGCAAGCGAATCCAAATTTTAGCCATTATAGCCACCATCGCACCCGGAGAAGACATTGATCGTTGGGATGAAGTCGCAAGACGTGTGAATGCGCTTACTGATCAAAATCCCACATGGGGCGTGTATAGCAACCTTTGGACTTTTTTCGATGGTAAACACGGCTTAAGATTTTATCTAAGGTATTTCGATGCTCTCACGAAGAAGATCGCTCGTGATGATATCCCGACTTATGAGCTAGTTCCACTGATTTCTGAGATTAAAAAGGAAAAATTAGTTTAA
- the CMC4 gene encoding Cmc4p (similar to Saccharomyces cerevisiae YMR194C-B; ancestral locus Anc_6.284), whose product MSDPCKPEACAIQNCLISSDYKESKCQDLVDQLYRCCDKFYKEDGKENKSPCCPKPDLLALKMKQRGL is encoded by the coding sequence ATGTCCGATCCTTGCAAGCCTGAAGCCTGTGCGATTCAAAACTGCCTCATTTCAAGTGACTACAAGGAGTCAAAGTGTCAAGATCTTGTTGACCAATTGTACCGTTGTTGTGATAAATTTTACAAGGAAGACGGCAAGGAGAATAAGTCTCCTTGTTGTCCCAAACCTGATCTGCTAGCGCTCAAGATGAAACAGCGCGGTTTATAG
- the ICY1 gene encoding Icy1p (similar to Saccharomyces cerevisiae ICY2 (YPL250C) and ICY1 (YMR195W); ancestral locus Anc_6.285), producing the protein MSFEDVFPLSFAQTSFNSLPMLSDSPSGLSDFEDEQLYEELLETQPLVVPVDDDRIFTVDEDYKYAEQPVVAPQRPRKAVGFDEDVFADAAQHNYRLWLANVRS; encoded by the coding sequence ATGTCATTTGAAGACGTTTTCCCACTATCGTTCGCACAAACTAGTTTTAACAGCCTGCCGATGCTGTCAGATAGTCCCAGTGGACTatcagattttgaagatgagcAATTATATGAGGAACTGCTCGAGACACAACCTTTAGTGGTACCGgttgatgatgatagaATTTTTACTGTCGATGAAGATTACAAATATGCTGAACAACCCGTTGTAGCACCACAGCGGCCTCGGAAGGCGGTTGGGTTTGACGAAGACGTCTTTGCAGACGCTGCTCAACACAACTATAGACTATGGCTTGCCAATGTGCGGTCGTAA